Part of the Geoalkalibacter ferrihydriticus DSM 17813 genome is shown below.
AAGCCGCCGATAACCCCCGAGACCATCATCAGCATCAATGCGTTGATGACGAAGGTGAACAATCCCAGTGTCAGGATGTTGATGGGCAGGGTGAGAAGAAAAAGAATGGGGCGAAAAAAGGCATTGAGAAAGCCGAGAATCGCTGCCGCGAGAAGAGCGGAGCCAAAACCGGCGACATGAATGCCGCCGAGCAGGTAGGCCGCCGCCAGAATGGCGGCGGTCAGAATAAGCCAACGCAAAATAAGACCAGGCACAGAGAACCCTCCCACAGAGTACTTTTAAATCAGGGTGCTATTTAGCTGCACTGCCAATCGCGCCCTGCGGCGCAGGCCGAACAGTTGCAAATCAGGTTGGTTTTTGTTTTCCTTAACGTTGCAGAGACTTGATTTCCAGAAATTCATCCAGTCCATAGGTGCCGAACTCGCGACCGATCCCCGAATGCTTAAAGCCGCCGAAGGGCGCAAGCGGATTGAAACGGCCGCCGTTGATATCGATCTGCCCCGCCTCGATGCGTCGCGCCACCTCCAGAGCACGATCGGTATCCGCCGACCACACCGCAGCCGACAGGCCGTAATCGGTGCCATTGGCGATGGCGACGGCCTGCTCATCATCGCGGTAAGCAAGAATTGACAACACCGGGCCGAAAATCTCTTCACGGGCGATACTCATCTCTGGCGTTACCTCGCCAAAAACGGTGGGCTGCACAAAAAAACCACGTTCCAAGCCCTCAGGCGCCTCGGCTCCGCCACACAGCAACCTGGCCCCCTCGGCAACACCACGGCGGATGGAATCGCGCACCCGCTCGCGCTGGGCAGCGGAAACCAGGGGACCCAAGCGCGTGTCGGGGGCAAAGGGATCCCCAGGAACAAAGGTGCCGGCGATTTCCACAGCCATCGCGGCGGCTTTTTCATAAAGGCGTTCCGGCACCAACATGCGGGTCAGAGCACTGCAGGTTTGACCCGAGTTGAGAAAGCAGGAAGCCACCGTCGCTTTGACCGCTTTTCCCAGATCGGCGTCCGCGAGAATCACCGCGGGCGATTTGCCGCCCATCTCCAGGGTCAGGCGCTTGACCGTCGCGGCGGCCAGTTCGCTGATGCGTCTTCCGGCGCGCGTCGAGCCGGTAAAAGAAATCATGCGCACATCGGGATGGCGCACCAGGGCTTCACCCGCTTCCGGACCATAGCCACTAACCAGATTGAAAACCCCCGGCGGCAGCCCTGCTTCCTGAGCGATTTCCGCCAGTTTAAAGGCGGACAGGGGCGCTTGCTCGCTCGGCTTGATCACCACCGTACAGCCCGCGGCCAAGGCCGGCGCGATCTTAGCCATGACCTGATGGAGAGGATAGTTCCACGGGGTAATGCACCCCACCACGCCGCGTGGTTCCTTGAGTACCAGGGAATTGCCGATTTCTTCGCTAAAGGCATAGTCATCAAGTAGCTTGATGTAACTCTCCAGAATCATCGGTGGCAGCCCGGCCTGAATACGCTGGGAGAGTTTAAAGGGCATGCCGACCTCGGCGCTGATGGTGTGCGCGATGACGTCGCTGCTCGCGATCAATCCGGCGTGCAGACGCGACAGATATTCTCCGCGTTCCCGCGGACTCAGCGCAGCCCAACCGGGCAAGGCTTTGCGTGCGGCCTGCACTGCAATGCCCACCTCTTCACTGCCGCCGGAGGGGATGACGCCGATGGTCTCTTCCGTGGTGGAATGAATAACTTCGATTCCCGCGCGTGCCGAGGCAGGAACCCATTCTCCGCCGATATACAATTTTTCGTGTACCTGCATGCTGTCCTCCGTCAGATTGACGATCTCTTGGTCATTCGGAAGCCCCGTATGGTGACGATCTACCAGGGGATGATGCGGCCGTCATAGGCAATGAGTTTGCCGTTGTCGTCGGCATTTGCCTGCTCCAGCACCTGTCGCAGCCCCTGGACGCTTTCCTCGACACTCAGCGCTGCCTGCGCTCCGCCCATATCGGTGCGCACCCATCCCGGGTGCAGCAGTAAAGTGGTAATGCCACGAGGCTTGAGGTCGATTGAGAGGGACTTGCCGACCATATGCACCGCAGCCTTGGATGAACGGTAGACGTATTTGCCGCCCGAGGTATTATCGGCGATGCTGCCGAGCTGGGTTCCCATGATGGCCAACAAACGCCGTTTTCCGGCGGCCAGTTGGTCGAGAAAAGCCACCGCCATATAATAGGGTGCCAGAACGTTGACCCGCATGGCGGCCATCCATCCTTCGGCATCGATAAGGCCGAATTCTTGCTGCTTTGGACCGTTGATTCCGGCATTGTTGAACAGAATATCGATTTTTTCTTTGCGCAGATCGTCGGCCAGGCGGGAAATATCTTCCACACGGCCGACATCGAGGGTGAGAACAAGAATCTTATTGCCGCTGTGTTCGGCCAATTTTTTCAGCTCCACGGCCTCCTCGGGATTGCGGCAACAGGCCAAAACTCGCCAGCCGGCTGCACTGTACTGGCGCGAAAGCTCCAGACCAATACCCCGATTGGCGCCCGTAACCAGGATCGTGTTTGCCATGGTCTCCTCCCTTGTCGTTGATTTCATCTTGGACACTTTACCTGATATTTTCCAACTTTCGACCCTTGTCGCTACGAAAATCTTTGATAAATATAAGAAGTGATTGTTTTTTTAACAATTCAGCCGCAGGGTCATCGCGGCGCCGCAGAACAAGGCGGCTGAGCCCTGCGGTGCAAGCTGAACGTTTGCCTATTTTTGAAAAGGTGCGTCATGGACGAAAAGCGCCGTCAAATGGATGAGCAAATCAAAGACCCCCAAACAATCGCGCGGGTTGCCAGAGACCTCGGACTAAGGGCTGAGGGAAAGCATTTTTTCTGTCCGAGCTGCCATGACGCCGAAGCTCCCATGGTAATCAAGGACGGACACTTTCAGTGCTTTCGTTGCGGTGTTCAGGGAGATGTGGTCGGATTGGTCAAGTTGGCGCGAAAGTGCGATCTGGAAAGCGCTTTGGAATGGTTGTCACAAGAAATTGACTGAAAAAGGCAAAAAAATGGGGTGCCCCCAGGAGGGATAAGGGCACCCCGAAATAAAGGTTGGTTTAGAGAGATTATTACCTAAAAGGTCTTTTTTGTCAAGTCTCAGGGACAGGCTCATGCAGCCGCGGACATGGGTACCGCGAGCCCCTTCCGGGCGGTGGTGAACAGTTGCATCTTTTGAATCTGCGACGTAACTATTCTGCAACGTCCAAAACAGGACCGCAGGGTGCGGCGGTTGAGTGCTGCGGCAAATGTTTGAGCCGCAGGTGAGTTTTTGCCGCACACGATGCCGCCGTACCCTGCGGTGCATGCTGAACAGTTACTCTGCGACTATTCATGCCGCAGGGCATCGATGGGATCCAGGCGCGCGGCTCGTACCGCCGGGTAGAGCCCGAAGATAATCCCCACCGAGAGGCTAATGACCACCGAAAGGATCAGGCTGCCCGCGGTAACGACCGTGGTCAGACCGGCGAAATAGGTAATCAGGTGCGGAATCAGAACTCCCACCCCGATGCCGATCATCCCCCCGGCGCAGGAAAGTACCACTGTTTCGATGAGAAACTGGCCGACGATCTGGCGGCGTTTAGCGCCGATGGCGCGGCGGATACCGATTTCACGTGTCCGCTCGGTCACCGAGGCAAGCATGATATTCATGATGCCGATGCCTCCCACCAGCAGGCTGATGCCGGCGATGGAGCCGAGCACGATATTGAAAGTGCGCTTGGTGGCCTCGGCCTGGCGCAGCAGGGCCAGGGGCACGTCAATGCGGTAGTCCTTCTGTCTATGAAACCGTCCCAGCATCTCCTCGATGGCCTGGGCGGTGGCTTCGACATTCTCGATATCGTCAACCCGTACAATGATCTGATGCAGCTCGACCCGTTCGCGCATGAAGCTCCCCGCGCTGCGCCGCACCGTCATGTCGCCGTAGCGTTCACGGGTGGTGCTCAGGGGCAGGTAGACATCCTCCTGGCGATCAGGCGCTTGCACTCCCGCGGTTTGCTCGCCCAGTGACTCCACAATGCCGACTACCTCGAATACCTCGCCGCCAATTTGCAGGAACGAACCCAGGGGGTGCTCCAAAGGCAAGAGGTTGCGCGCGACGGCCTCGGTAACCACTACGACCGCGGCATGATTTTCTTCATCCTGATAACTGAGAAAACGACCGGCCAACAAGGGTCGCTGTACAAGGTCGAACCACTCCGGCGTCACACCCATAAGGCGTGTTTCCATAGCCCGCGCGCCCAGTCGTGCCTCCTTGCGCACCGCCTTGACCGGCACGGTGGTGCGAACAGCATCGAACGTCTCGCGAATGCGCTGCTCGTCCTGATAGGTCAGGCCGTACATGCTCATGAGAATACGTACCTGAGGACTGCTCTCCTCCTCTACCGGCTTGATGGACGAGATGAGGATGTTTTCGCTGCCCAGACGGCGGATCTGCTCCAACGCCTCCTGGCTGGCTCCCTCGCCGACCGAAAGCATGGCGATGACGCTGCCGACGCCGAACACCATGCCGAGCATGGTGAGCAGGCTACGCAGGCCGTTGAGCACCAGATTCTTGATACCCAGGCGAATATTACGGACGATCTTGAGTTCACGCATGTTCAGTTGTCCGCAGACTCGATGCGGTCGATAAGGCCGTCGCGAATATGCAGGCGATGGTCGGCATAGGCAGCGATTTCCGGTTCATGGGTGACCATGATCACGGTCTTGCCTTGGTGGTTGAGGGTTTTAAGCATCTCCATGATCTGCGTGCCCGTGGCGGTATCGAGGTTACCCGTCGGCTCATCGGCAAGAATGATTTGCGGATCGTTGGCCAGAGCCCGGGCGATGGCGACCCGCTGCTGCTGACCGCCGGAGAGCTCGTTGGGGCGATGCTCAAGGCGCTCTTCCAGCCCCACCAGGGCCGCCAGTTCTTCGGCCCGCCGGCGGCTGCGCTCGGCCTCCCAGCCGAGATAAAACAACGGTAGTTCGATATTCTCACGCACACTGAGCTGGGCGATGAGGTTGAAGCTCTGAAAAATAAAACCAAGATGGCGCAGGCGAATCTCACTCAGGGCATCGTCATCGACTCCGGCGGTCTGCTGCTCCTGGATGTAGCAGGCACCCTGTGTCGGTCGATCAAGGCAGCCGAGCAGGTTGAGCAGGGTGCTCTTGCCCGAGCCGCTGGGCCCCATGATCGCCCAAAAACTGCCCCGCAAAAAGTCGATGGAGACTCCGGCCAGGGCATGCACGTCTTCACTGCCGACGCGATAGGTCTTCCAGACCTCATCC
Proteins encoded:
- a CDS encoding phage holin family protein, producing the protein MPGLILRWLILTAAILAAAYLLGGIHVAGFGSALLAAAILGFLNAFFRPILFLLTLPINILTLGLFTFVINALMLMMVSGVIGGFQVAGFGSALLGSLVISLVSWLLSSFVSDRGRIESVDIELRRRRDGRWE
- a CDS encoding aldehyde dehydrogenase family protein; translation: MQVHEKLYIGGEWVPASARAGIEVIHSTTEETIGVIPSGGSEEVGIAVQAARKALPGWAALSPRERGEYLSRLHAGLIASSDVIAHTISAEVGMPFKLSQRIQAGLPPMILESYIKLLDDYAFSEEIGNSLVLKEPRGVVGCITPWNYPLHQVMAKIAPALAAGCTVVIKPSEQAPLSAFKLAEIAQEAGLPPGVFNLVSGYGPEAGEALVRHPDVRMISFTGSTRAGRRISELAAATVKRLTLEMGGKSPAVILADADLGKAVKATVASCFLNSGQTCSALTRMLVPERLYEKAAAMAVEIAGTFVPGDPFAPDTRLGPLVSAAQRERVRDSIRRGVAEGARLLCGGAEAPEGLERGFFVQPTVFGEVTPEMSIAREEIFGPVLSILAYRDDEQAVAIANGTDYGLSAAVWSADTDRALEVARRIEAGQIDINGGRFNPLAPFGGFKHSGIGREFGTYGLDEFLEIKSLQR
- a CDS encoding SDR family oxidoreductase, which encodes MANTILVTGANRGIGLELSRQYSAAGWRVLACCRNPEEAVELKKLAEHSGNKILVLTLDVGRVEDISRLADDLRKEKIDILFNNAGINGPKQQEFGLIDAEGWMAAMRVNVLAPYYMAVAFLDQLAAGKRRLLAIMGTQLGSIADNTSGGKYVYRSSKAAVHMVGKSLSIDLKPRGITTLLLHPGWVRTDMGGAQAALSVEESVQGLRQVLEQANADDNGKLIAYDGRIIPW
- a CDS encoding CHC2 zinc finger domain-containing protein — translated: MDEKRRQMDEQIKDPQTIARVARDLGLRAEGKHFFCPSCHDAEAPMVIKDGHFQCFRCGVQGDVVGLVKLARKCDLESALEWLSQEID
- a CDS encoding ABC transporter permease, with translation MRELKIVRNIRLGIKNLVLNGLRSLLTMLGMVFGVGSVIAMLSVGEGASQEALEQIRRLGSENILISSIKPVEEESSPQVRILMSMYGLTYQDEQRIRETFDAVRTTVPVKAVRKEARLGARAMETRLMGVTPEWFDLVQRPLLAGRFLSYQDEENHAAVVVVTEAVARNLLPLEHPLGSFLQIGGEVFEVVGIVESLGEQTAGVQAPDRQEDVYLPLSTTRERYGDMTVRRSAGSFMRERVELHQIIVRVDDIENVEATAQAIEEMLGRFHRQKDYRIDVPLALLRQAEATKRTFNIVLGSIAGISLLVGGIGIMNIMLASVTERTREIGIRRAIGAKRRQIVGQFLIETVVLSCAGGMIGIGVGVLIPHLITYFAGLTTVVTAGSLILSVVISLSVGIIFGLYPAVRAARLDPIDALRHE
- a CDS encoding ABC transporter ATP-binding protein codes for the protein MSSADTSVIRLDEVWKTYRVGSEDVHALAGVSIDFLRGSFWAIMGPSGSGKSTLLNLLGCLDRPTQGACYIQEQQTAGVDDDALSEIRLRHLGFIFQSFNLIAQLSVRENIELPLFYLGWEAERSRRRAEELAALVGLEERLEHRPNELSGGQQQRVAIARALANDPQIILADEPTGNLDTATGTQIMEMLKTLNHQGKTVIMVTHEPEIAAYADHRLHIRDGLIDRIESADN